A single Vespula vulgaris chromosome 3, iyVesVulg1.1, whole genome shotgun sequence DNA region contains:
- the LOC127062552 gene encoding uncharacterized protein LOC127062552 isoform X1, which yields MLEAKGFIGRLILIDGAPQHLKILIHQHLHSSSQEELENNILLSVMNAYVAVNCSELKLELRKCNTWDEKVNAFFNVLSPEYRNLFLKGHQKKAILLLHGRFQSIIAYNPKPMPYVKTPITLFKPLFPSVQNAPYDYGLQNITEAKVDVHTVEGTWKFKCDLRCLSWIEVPIITDYQNEDLVSIYYASLNFKDVM from the exons ATGTTAGAAGCCAAAGGATTTATTGGGCGATTAATATTGATAGATGGTGCTCCTCAGCATCTGAAAATACTTATACACCAACATTTGCATTCGTCATCGCAGGAAGAAttagaaaacaatattttgcTCAGCGTAATGAACGCATATGTAGCTGTTAATTGTTCAGAG CTTAAACTTGAATTAAGAAAATGCAATACGTGGGATGAGAAAgtaaatgcattttttaatGTCCTATCTCCCGAATACAGGAACCTATTTTTGAAAGGACATCAAAAGAAGGCTATTCTCTTACTTCATGGGAGATTCCAATCCATTATAGCGTATAACCCAAAACCAATGCCATACGTAAAAACACCAATCACATTGTTTAAACCGCTCTTTCCGTCTGTACAAAATGCTCCGTATGATTATGGACTGCAGAAT ATAACTGAAGCAAAAGTAGATGTTCACACTGTTGAAG GTACGTGGAAATTTAAGTGCGATTTAAGATGTTTAAGTTGGATTGAAGTGCCAATTATAACGGATTATCAAAATGAAGATCTTGTTAGTATCTATTATGCATCATTGAATTTCAAAGACGTGATGTAG
- the LOC127062552 gene encoding uncharacterized protein LOC127062552 isoform X3 has protein sequence MLEAKGFIGRLILIDGAPQHLKILIHQHLHSSSQEELENNILLSVMNAYVAVNCSELKLELRKCNTWDEKVNAFFNVLSPEYRNLFLKGHQKKAILLLHGRFQSIIAYNPKPMPYVKTPITLFKPLFPSVQNAPYDYGLQNITEAKVDVHTVEGNHTTILGAKEILMAINGELENGTTFKEN, from the exons ATGTTAGAAGCCAAAGGATTTATTGGGCGATTAATATTGATAGATGGTGCTCCTCAGCATCTGAAAATACTTATACACCAACATTTGCATTCGTCATCGCAGGAAGAAttagaaaacaatattttgcTCAGCGTAATGAACGCATATGTAGCTGTTAATTGTTCAGAG CTTAAACTTGAATTAAGAAAATGCAATACGTGGGATGAGAAAgtaaatgcattttttaatGTCCTATCTCCCGAATACAGGAACCTATTTTTGAAAGGACATCAAAAGAAGGCTATTCTCTTACTTCATGGGAGATTCCAATCCATTATAGCGTATAACCCAAAACCAATGCCATACGTAAAAACACCAATCACATTGTTTAAACCGCTCTTTCCGTCTGTACAAAATGCTCCGTATGATTATGGACTGCAGAAT ATAACTGAAGCAAAAGTAGATGTTCACACTGTTGAAGGTAATCATACCACGATATTAGGTGCTAAGGAAATTTTAATGGCTATCAATGGTGAACTTGAGAATGGTACaacttttaaagaaaattaa
- the LOC127062552 gene encoding fatty acid synthase-like isoform X2, translating into MILQETNGAGLDIVLNSLSEDKLQASLRCLAHRGRFLEIGKFDFAINNELSTKIFLKGISFHGVMLDQIMNTNDEVKNEICLIFNKLKKENAIKPIVRTIFGKDQVEKALRFMAAGKHMGKVLIKIREENEPLNTLILAEPFYVFIPNKNYIVLNGLGGFGLELIDWLIIRNAQNIIITSRNGIKYDYQI; encoded by the exons ATGATTTTGCAAGAAACCAATGGTGCAGGTTTAGACATTGTTCTCAATTCTTTATCGGAAGATAAACTCCAAGCGTCCCTGCGTTGCTTGGCTCATAGAGGAAGATTTTTAGAAATTGGAAAGTTCGACTTTGcgataaataatgaattaagcactaaaatctttttaaaggGTATAAGTTTTCATGGTGTAATGTTAGATCAAATTATGAACACAAATGACGAAgtcaaaaatgaaatttgtttaatattcaACAAACTTAAGAAGGAGAATGCGATTAAGCCGATAGTTAGGACAATCTTCGGCAAGGATCAAGTAGAGAAAGCACTTAGATTCATGGCAGCAGGAAAACATATGGGGAAA gtattgataaaaattcgtGAAGAAAATGAACCACTTAATACACTCATTTTGGCTGAacctttttatgtttttattccgaacaaaaattatattgttctTAATGGTTTAGGAGGGTTCGGCTTGGAACTAATTGATTGGTTGATTATAAGAAATGCTCagaatattatcattacttCACGAAATGGCATAAAGTATGATTATCAAATATGA